One segment of Bacteroides caecimuris DNA contains the following:
- a CDS encoding DUF4857 domain-containing protein encodes MRRFSTILLYVTIAFLLLWQLPWCYNFFIVKPEKTPFTLYSFVIGDFAQMGQEEGKGTVRRDLAGNIYSEAAFDSILPMFYFRQLMSDERFPDTIQGIAVTPKMVQTENFNFRSVPSDINTPSIRLYPLMESMSGRVDLKMPDDVFRITSKRIEFIDMATNSVKEDKSLQFTEAMTKKDFRFPATEIVGNPTVKKEYDEGYLLLDTDRRLFHLKQVKGRPYVRAITLPEGLTLEHLYLTEFRNKKTLAFMTDVNNAFYVLQNRTYEIVKTGIPAFDPKTDALTIIGNMFDWTVRVTTPASDNYYALDANDYSLIKKLENKSNVHSMPGITFTSYTDKYVMPRFE; translated from the coding sequence ATGAGACGTTTCAGTACCATACTATTATATGTAACCATCGCTTTTCTGCTGCTTTGGCAGTTGCCTTGGTGTTACAATTTCTTTATCGTAAAGCCGGAAAAGACTCCCTTTACCCTGTATAGTTTCGTAATTGGCGATTTCGCCCAGATGGGACAAGAAGAAGGGAAAGGAACCGTGCGCCGTGACCTTGCAGGAAACATTTATTCGGAAGCTGCTTTCGACAGCATCCTGCCTATGTTTTATTTCCGCCAGTTGATGTCTGATGAGCGTTTTCCGGATACCATTCAAGGAATCGCAGTGACTCCCAAAATGGTGCAGACGGAAAACTTCAACTTCCGTAGTGTACCTTCGGATATAAACACGCCTTCTATCAGACTTTACCCGCTGATGGAATCTATGTCAGGACGTGTAGACCTGAAAATGCCGGATGACGTATTCCGTATCACCTCCAAAAGGATCGAATTTATCGACATGGCTACCAACAGCGTGAAGGAAGATAAAAGCCTTCAGTTTACCGAAGCTATGACTAAGAAGGATTTTCGTTTTCCGGCAACGGAGATCGTAGGAAATCCGACAGTAAAAAAGGAGTATGACGAAGGTTATCTTCTGTTGGACACAGACCGTCGTCTGTTTCATCTGAAACAGGTGAAAGGACGCCCGTATGTCCGTGCCATCACCTTGCCTGAAGGCCTGACATTAGAACATCTGTATCTGACCGAGTTCAGAAACAAAAAGACACTTGCTTTTATGACTGATGTCAACAACGCTTTCTATGTGTTGCAGAACCGGACATATGAAATCGTAAAAACTGGGATTCCGGCATTTGATCCAAAAACAGATGCGCTCACCATCATCGGTAATATGTTCGACTGGACAGTCCGCGTGACAACTCCGGCTTCAGACAATTATTACGCATTGGATGCCAACGATTATTCGTTGATAAAGAAGTTGGAGAACAAATCGAACGTTCATTCCATGCCAGGTATTACGTTCACATCTTACACTGATAAATATGTAATGCCACGCTTCGAATAA
- a CDS encoding ABC transporter ATP-binding protein: protein MEQIIECNNLTHYYGKRLIYENLSFTVPKGRILGLLGKNGTGKTTTINILSGYLKPRSGECRIFGQEIQTMAPALRRNIGLLIEGHVQYQFMTITEIEKFYAAFYPGQWKKEAYYELMNKLKVAPGQRISRMSCGQRSQVALGLILAQNPELLVLDDFSLGLDPGYRRLFVDYLRDYARSEGKTVFLTSHIIQDMERLVDDCIIMDYGKILIQKPIAELLEKGRRYTFTIPEGYELPASDDFYHPSVMRNQLETFSFLQPAETEAKLKSMSVPYRDLHCEQVNLEDAFIGLTGKY, encoded by the coding sequence ATGGAACAAATTATCGAATGTAACAACCTGACGCACTACTATGGCAAACGGTTGATTTACGAAAACCTTAGTTTCACAGTACCTAAAGGACGTATCCTGGGACTATTGGGAAAGAACGGTACGGGCAAAACCACCACTATCAATATCTTGAGCGGTTACCTGAAACCCCGTTCAGGGGAATGCCGCATCTTCGGACAGGAGATACAAACAATGGCACCGGCTCTGCGCCGCAATATCGGACTGCTCATCGAAGGTCATGTGCAATACCAATTCATGACCATCACCGAAATAGAAAAATTCTACGCAGCCTTCTACCCCGGCCAGTGGAAAAAAGAAGCGTACTACGAACTGATGAATAAACTGAAAGTAGCTCCCGGACAACGTATCTCACGTATGTCCTGCGGACAGCGCTCTCAAGTAGCTCTCGGACTTATCCTTGCACAAAATCCGGAACTTCTGGTACTGGACGACTTCTCACTCGGACTCGATCCCGGCTACCGCCGCCTGTTTGTCGACTATCTCCGCGACTACGCCCGCTCGGAAGGAAAAACCGTCTTTCTGACTTCACATATCATTCAGGATATGGAACGTCTCGTTGACGACTGCATTATTATGGACTACGGAAAGATACTGATTCAGAAACCAATCGCCGAATTACTGGAAAAAGGACGTCGCTACACCTTCACTATACCCGAAGGTTATGAACTTCCTGCATCGGATGATTTCTACCATCCTTCTGTCATGCGGAACCAGTTGGAGACTTTCTCCTTCCTGCAACCGGCAGAAACAGAAGCTAAACTGAAATCAATGTCAGTGCCCTACAGAGACTTGCACTGTGAACAAGTGAATTTGGAAGATGCCTTTATCGGCCTCACCGGGAAATACTGA
- a CDS encoding PepSY-associated TM helix domain-containing protein — MKWSSNIRKWSRLIHRDLSFFFSGMVLIYAISGIVMNHRDTINPNFSITRKEYKIAEKLPDKAGMSKEKVLTLLEPLGETGNYTKYYFPKTDVMKVFLKGGSNLLVNVKTGEAVYESVTRRPLIGAMSRLHYNPGQWWTYFADIFAIALIIITLSGIIMLKGNKGIIGRGGIEIIVGILIPILFLFFF, encoded by the coding sequence ATGAAGTGGAGTAGTAACATCCGTAAATGGAGTCGGCTCATACACCGTGACCTGTCATTTTTCTTTTCCGGAATGGTATTGATATATGCCATTTCCGGAATTGTAATGAATCACCGTGACACGATTAATCCGAACTTCTCCATCACACGGAAAGAATATAAAATAGCGGAAAAGCTACCGGACAAAGCTGGAATGAGTAAAGAGAAAGTACTAACTCTACTGGAACCGTTAGGAGAAACCGGCAACTATACCAAATATTACTTCCCGAAAACGGATGTAATGAAAGTCTTCCTGAAAGGCGGTTCCAACCTCCTGGTAAACGTGAAGACAGGAGAAGCGGTATATGAATCCGTCACCCGTCGCCCGCTTATCGGAGCAATGTCCCGTTTACATTACAATCCGGGACAATGGTGGACTTACTTCGCGGATATTTTCGCTATCGCCCTTATTATCATTACTCTCTCCGGCATCATCATGCTGAAAGGGAACAAGGGCATTATCGGCAGAGGGGGAATAGAAATCATTGTCGGAATCTTGATTCCCATTCTTTTCCTTTTCTTCTTTTGA
- a CDS encoding FISUMP domain-containing protein, with protein sequence MKKYLMFMLAAALFASCSDDDKLPKEDETPGDTNFEEHDGYFVYYGETYKTVKLANGTTWMAEPLRYVPEGYTPSSDPTADAHIWYPYQLTGITDKATAGGAEALTDEASIKKLGYLYDLYAALGGKEVTEENCYEFEGAQGICPEGWHIPTRLEFVGLCGLSNKAVGETGNMTKNDALFYDEAYSGGNMNKYNAAGWNYVLSGVRMQSTFAATPTYQLTTFYSGNTTSETLEKYKGQPALTYIMSSTCYAPLYLDKTDPTKLTNIQFFAQMTTFTKSYPEGRINVPYISIKSGQQLRCVKDQAAN encoded by the coding sequence ATGAAAAAGTACTTAATGTTTATGCTCGCAGCAGCACTCTTTGCATCTTGTAGTGATGATGACAAATTACCGAAAGAAGACGAAACACCAGGTGATACTAATTTCGAGGAACATGACGGATATTTCGTTTATTATGGAGAGACTTATAAAACAGTGAAACTTGCTAACGGAACGACTTGGATGGCAGAACCGTTACGTTATGTGCCGGAAGGATATACACCTTCAAGTGACCCGACAGCGGATGCACACATTTGGTATCCGTATCAACTTACCGGAATTACAGATAAGGCCACTGCCGGTGGAGCGGAAGCCCTGACAGATGAAGCATCCATCAAAAAGTTAGGCTATCTTTATGACTTGTATGCAGCACTTGGCGGCAAAGAAGTAACAGAAGAAAATTGTTATGAATTTGAAGGTGCTCAAGGCATCTGTCCGGAAGGTTGGCACATCCCGACACGCTTGGAATTCGTCGGACTCTGCGGACTTTCAAATAAAGCAGTAGGAGAAACCGGCAACATGACCAAAAATGACGCTCTTTTTTATGATGAGGCATATAGTGGAGGAAATATGAATAAATACAACGCTGCGGGCTGGAATTATGTTTTATCAGGTGTGAGAATGCAAAGTACTTTTGCTGCTACACCTACATACCAGTTAACAACGTTCTATTCAGGTAATACAACATCAGAAACTTTAGAAAAATATAAAGGACAACCGGCTTTGACATATATTATGTCTTCTACCTGTTACGCACCACTTTATCTAGACAAGACAGATCCAACAAAACTAACCAATATCCAGTTCTTCGCCCAAATGACAACATTTACAAAAAGCTATCCCGAAGGACGCATCAACGTTCCTTATATCAGCATTAAATCAGGTCAGCAACTCCGTTGTGTAAAGGACCAAGCCGCTAATTAA
- a CDS encoding DUF6850 family outer membrane beta-barrel protein, translating into MNNMKRIYITCLFLYVASTVSAQSYDLVERRNPWNAGANVTGIMVDSTTVSYAELYGRNNHGDFHNYYEADKLWNAGAIAKSITHLKSYSLTGSFSFDHTSGRNMSGSMFIHPGFYPVDILEFTPGRKDLQTYAFMGGIAKDIAPCWRIGGKIDFTSANYSKRKDLRHTNYRLDLKVAPSIMYHSDDYAIGFSYIFGKNSESVKAEEIGTAATSYYAFLDKGLMYGAYETWEGSGIHLNESGMNGFPIKELSHGAAAQFQWKAFYVDVEYSHSSGSAGEKESIWFKFPANRVTSHLSYRFSKGNAAHFLRLNLTWSRQFNDENVLGRETSNGITTTHVYGSNRIFERSVFSVQSEYEFIAPRRELRFGANVSSLKSLTTQMFPYSVSQTMTCGRIYLAGTFHTKLFDLKTSGVFSIGDYTEKSKTVKTESEAGEPPYRLTDYYNLQNEYATAPRLTFEVGLRYKFYRGMYAEIQTEYTHGFNLKYIVGANRWSETIKLGYIF; encoded by the coding sequence ATGAATAATATGAAACGAATATATATAACTTGTCTTTTCTTGTACGTGGCATCCACAGTCTCGGCACAATCTTACGATCTTGTGGAACGGCGTAATCCTTGGAATGCCGGAGCAAACGTTACCGGAATAATGGTGGACAGTACCACCGTTTCCTATGCTGAACTATATGGTAGGAATAATCATGGCGATTTCCACAATTATTACGAAGCCGACAAGTTATGGAACGCAGGTGCAATAGCAAAGTCTATCACACATCTAAAAAGCTATTCTCTGACAGGTTCATTTTCGTTTGATCACACTTCCGGTAGAAATATGAGTGGTTCTATGTTCATTCATCCGGGATTCTATCCGGTAGACATACTGGAATTTACTCCCGGCCGGAAAGATTTACAGACTTATGCTTTCATGGGAGGTATAGCCAAAGACATTGCCCCCTGTTGGCGTATAGGCGGAAAAATAGACTTTACCTCCGCCAACTACTCGAAACGTAAAGATCTGCGGCATACCAATTATAGACTAGACTTAAAAGTAGCTCCAAGTATAATGTATCATTCGGATGACTATGCCATAGGATTCTCTTACATTTTTGGCAAGAACAGTGAATCGGTCAAAGCAGAAGAAATCGGCACCGCTGCTACATCGTACTATGCCTTCTTGGACAAAGGACTAATGTACGGTGCGTATGAGACATGGGAAGGCAGCGGAATTCATCTGAATGAATCGGGTATGAATGGATTTCCTATTAAAGAACTATCTCACGGAGCAGCCGCTCAATTCCAATGGAAGGCTTTTTATGTAGATGTGGAATACAGCCATTCATCAGGTTCGGCTGGAGAAAAGGAAAGCATCTGGTTCAAATTCCCGGCCAATCGGGTCACTTCACACTTGAGCTATCGTTTCTCAAAAGGAAATGCAGCACACTTCCTACGGTTAAATTTGACTTGGTCACGCCAATTTAATGATGAAAATGTATTAGGTCGGGAAACTTCCAACGGAATAACGACTACTCATGTTTATGGTTCTAACCGCATTTTTGAAAGAAGTGTCTTTTCTGTCCAATCCGAATATGAGTTCATAGCCCCCCGGAGAGAACTACGCTTTGGCGCGAATGTGTCATCATTGAAAAGTCTGACTACACAGATGTTCCCCTACTCCGTTTCACAGACTATGACATGTGGGCGTATTTACCTTGCCGGCACATTCCACACCAAACTATTTGATCTGAAAACTTCCGGTGTTTTCTCTATTGGAGATTATACGGAGAAGAGTAAAACAGTTAAAACTGAATCAGAGGCGGGTGAACCTCCGTACCGATTGACAGACTATTATAATCTACAGAACGAATACGCAACAGCCCCCCGACTAACGTTTGAAGTTGGACTCCGCTACAAGTTTTATCGAGGAATGTATGCGGAAATCCAAACCGAATATACACATGGCTTCAACCTTAAATACATAGTAGGAGCGAATCGGTGGAGTGAAACCATTAAACTAGGATATATATTTTAA
- a CDS encoding DUF4876 domain-containing protein, with protein sequence MKQLAYILLLMTFFTTGSCTDIDKDNPYDNQLHTLQVNAVYPDEYSDYLREGVTVKIEDIDRGNSYTSKTDKNGTVRFSLTKGIYRIQISDKAEQDIFNGLADKVKFVNGDLALNLPLMHSRSGDIVIKEIYCGGCTKLPFEGNYQSDKYMILHNNTFETQYLDGLCFGSLDPYNSQATNVWVTQDESTGATIFPDFLPVAQCVWQFGGTGQTFPLAPGEDAVVVICGAIDHAAQYTQSVNLNKPGYFVCYNPVYFWNTLYHPAPGDQITPDHYLNVVIKTGQANAYTFSVFSPATVLFKAKDTTIQDFVSQADNVIQKPGSTVDRIVKVPVDWVLDAVEIYYGGSSNNMKRMPPSVDAGYVTQSALYDGRTLYRHTDEEASREAGYEILEDTNNSSSDFYEREKQSLHE encoded by the coding sequence ATGAAGCAACTAGCATACATATTATTACTGATGACATTCTTCACCACAGGAAGTTGTACAGACATTGACAAGGACAACCCTTACGATAACCAACTGCATACGCTTCAAGTAAATGCAGTATATCCGGACGAATACTCAGATTATCTCCGAGAAGGAGTTACCGTAAAAATCGAAGATATAGACCGGGGGAATTCGTATACGTCAAAAACAGATAAAAACGGAACAGTCCGTTTCAGCCTGACCAAAGGCATATACCGCATTCAGATAAGTGATAAAGCGGAGCAGGATATCTTCAACGGATTGGCAGACAAGGTGAAGTTTGTGAATGGAGACCTCGCCCTCAATCTCCCACTGATGCACTCCAGGTCCGGTGACATTGTTATCAAGGAGATTTATTGCGGGGGATGCACCAAGCTACCGTTTGAAGGCAACTATCAGTCAGACAAATACATGATTCTACACAACAACACCTTCGAGACACAATATCTCGATGGTTTATGCTTCGGCTCACTCGATCCTTATAACTCGCAGGCAACCAATGTATGGGTAACACAGGATGAATCAACTGGAGCTACCATATTTCCGGACTTTTTACCTGTGGCACAGTGTGTCTGGCAGTTCGGAGGTACGGGACAGACATTCCCTTTGGCTCCTGGCGAAGATGCCGTAGTTGTTATCTGCGGAGCTATCGACCACGCAGCGCAATACACCCAATCGGTCAATCTGAACAAACCCGGATATTTCGTTTGTTATAATCCCGTATATTTCTGGAATACATTGTATCACCCCGCACCGGGCGACCAGATAACGCCAGACCATTATCTGAATGTTGTGATAAAAACAGGACAGGCAAATGCTTATACTTTCTCTGTATTTTCTCCTGCCACTGTCTTGTTTAAGGCAAAAGACACTACCATACAAGATTTTGTATCGCAGGCAGACAATGTTATTCAAAAACCTGGAAGCACAGTAGACAGGATTGTTAAAGTACCGGTCGACTGGGTATTAGACGCAGTAGAAATATACTATGGAGGTTCCTCCAATAATATGAAACGTATGCCGCCTTCTGTTGATGCGGGTTATGTTACTCAAAGTGCGCTATATGACGGACGAACCCTGTACCGCCATACCGATGAAGAAGCCTCTCGTGAAGCAGGCTATGAAATACTGGAAGATACCAACAACTCTTCCTCGGACTTTTATGAAAGAGAAAAACAATCCCTGCATGAATAA
- a CDS encoding TonB-dependent receptor encodes MGHFRLNIAFFGLLFCIVFKATANPGTYTISGRITEEKTNTPLPGASIIIKGTYLWAVSNQNGDFTIQGVQEGKCNLEVSFLGYVTTTIRVDIRSNVKGLTIQLKENTLALDDVVITAQAPKSELNTTLIIGSNALEHLQVSNVSDISALLPGGKTKVPDLTTNNVFSLRDGGSTVGNATFGTAVAVDGIRMGNNASFGNMSGIDTRSIAVTNIESVEVITGVPSAEYGDLNSGMINIRTKKGKTPWEILLAINPRTEQFSFSKGLALGNDKGTVNISGEWTKATRKLSSPYTSYTRRGFSANYNNTFRNIFRFNIGFTGNIGGMNTKDDPDAYTGEYTKVRDNVFRANTSLSWLLNKSWITNLKFDASLHYNDNKSHAHTPYTYASEQPAVHAEQEGYFLADKLPYSYFADQIIDSKELDYAASLKYEWNRHFKKVNSNLIAGIQWKSTGNIGEGEYYQNPSLAPNGYRPRPYTAYPYMHNVSLYAEENLTVPLGSTTLRLMAGIRWEKIFISGTEYKNLNTFSPRFNAKWQLNRNISIRGGWGVAEKLPSYYILYPRQEYRDIQTFGVSYNNNESSYVYYSQPYVLLHNKNLRWQRNQNAELGVDIEIAKTKISLVGYFNRTKNPYKYTNAYTPFSYDVLQLPDRFSMPANPQINVNNQTGMVYIRGNESEKWVPMDVKVTNRTFVNSVSPDNGPDINRRGVEMIVDFPEITPIRTQLRLDASYDYMKYIDNSLSYYYQTGWSHTGIPNRSYQYVGIYANGDNSSTTANGKRTHSLDANITAITRIPKARLIISFRLEASLLKRSQNLSEYNGKEYAFNVSDNSNAGTGGSIYDGNSYTAIYPVAYLDLNNEIRPFTEKEAQNSAFANLIRKSGNAYTFAADGYDPYFSANINITKEIGDHVSLALNAINFTNSRKYVTSYATGVSAIFTPDFYYGLTCRIKF; translated from the coding sequence ATGGGACATTTTCGACTAAACATAGCGTTCTTTGGGCTTCTCTTTTGTATTGTATTTAAAGCCACAGCCAACCCGGGTACGTATACAATCTCTGGTCGTATCACCGAAGAAAAGACAAACACTCCATTACCGGGAGCATCCATCATTATCAAAGGTACCTATTTGTGGGCTGTATCCAATCAGAACGGAGATTTCACAATACAAGGAGTTCAGGAAGGAAAATGTAATCTGGAGGTTTCCTTTCTCGGTTACGTCACAACAACAATTCGGGTTGATATCCGCAGCAACGTCAAAGGTCTAACGATACAACTCAAAGAAAATACCCTTGCGCTAGATGATGTAGTTATAACAGCACAAGCTCCCAAAAGTGAGTTGAATACGACTCTCATCATTGGAAGCAATGCTTTGGAACACCTTCAAGTATCTAACGTCAGCGACATATCCGCCCTTCTTCCGGGAGGAAAGACGAAAGTCCCGGATCTGACTACCAATAATGTATTTTCACTAAGAGACGGAGGTTCAACCGTTGGCAACGCCACTTTCGGAACAGCAGTAGCTGTAGACGGTATACGCATGGGAAATAATGCATCTTTCGGTAATATGAGCGGAATAGATACACGCAGTATTGCCGTTACAAATATAGAATCGGTAGAAGTCATAACAGGTGTACCTTCAGCAGAGTATGGAGATTTGAACAGTGGCATGATCAATATCCGGACAAAAAAAGGTAAAACACCTTGGGAGATCTTATTGGCCATTAATCCCCGCACAGAACAGTTTTCATTTTCAAAAGGACTGGCTTTGGGAAATGACAAAGGTACCGTTAATATCAGTGGCGAGTGGACAAAAGCCACCCGGAAATTATCATCACCCTACACTTCCTACACACGAAGAGGATTCTCTGCAAACTATAATAATACATTCCGGAACATTTTCAGATTTAATATCGGTTTCACTGGAAACATCGGAGGTATGAACACCAAGGATGATCCCGATGCCTATACCGGAGAATATACAAAAGTAAGGGATAACGTGTTCCGGGCAAACACATCATTAAGCTGGTTGCTCAACAAGTCATGGATTACCAATCTGAAATTTGACGCATCCCTCCATTACAATGATAATAAGTCACACGCACATACTCCCTACACGTATGCGTCCGAACAACCGGCTGTACATGCTGAACAGGAAGGTTATTTCCTTGCCGATAAACTGCCTTATTCGTATTTCGCCGACCAAATTATAGATTCAAAAGAACTGGATTATGCCGCTTCCCTAAAATACGAGTGGAACCGACATTTTAAAAAGGTGAACAGCAATCTGATAGCAGGAATTCAGTGGAAATCAACAGGTAACATAGGAGAAGGGGAATATTACCAAAACCCGTCATTAGCTCCTAACGGATATCGCCCGCGTCCGTACACTGCTTATCCGTATATGCATAATGTTTCACTTTATGCTGAAGAGAATCTGACAGTACCTCTCGGAAGCACTACACTAAGACTCATGGCAGGTATACGCTGGGAAAAGATTTTCATCAGTGGAACAGAATATAAAAACCTGAATACGTTTTCACCACGTTTCAATGCCAAATGGCAGTTGAACCGGAATATATCAATCCGTGGTGGATGGGGAGTTGCCGAGAAACTGCCGTCTTATTACATTCTCTATCCCAGACAGGAGTATCGTGACATACAAACTTTTGGTGTTTCTTATAACAATAACGAATCATCCTACGTCTATTACAGCCAACCATACGTGCTCTTACATAATAAAAACTTGCGTTGGCAACGGAATCAAAACGCAGAATTGGGAGTCGATATCGAAATCGCAAAGACCAAGATATCATTGGTTGGTTATTTCAACCGTACTAAAAATCCTTATAAATACACCAATGCCTATACTCCGTTTTCTTATGATGTCCTGCAATTACCGGACAGATTCAGCATGCCTGCCAATCCGCAAATTAACGTAAACAACCAAACAGGAATGGTGTATATACGCGGAAATGAATCGGAGAAGTGGGTACCTATGGACGTAAAAGTAACGAACCGTACTTTTGTCAATTCCGTTTCACCGGACAACGGACCGGATATCAATCGCCGGGGAGTGGAAATGATTGTCGATTTTCCCGAAATAACTCCTATTCGTACACAATTGAGACTGGATGCCAGCTATGATTATATGAAATATATAGATAATTCGTTGTCTTACTACTATCAAACAGGGTGGTCACATACCGGTATCCCAAATCGTTCCTACCAATATGTAGGTATCTATGCCAACGGAGATAATTCATCGACAACAGCTAACGGCAAACGTACTCATTCTCTGGACGCCAATATAACGGCAATAACCCGTATCCCCAAAGCCAGATTGATTATATCATTCCGGCTGGAGGCCTCTCTATTAAAACGGTCACAGAACCTGTCCGAATACAACGGTAAAGAATATGCTTTCAACGTAAGTGATAATAGTAATGCGGGAACAGGAGGTAGTATTTATGACGGCAATTCGTATACAGCGATTTATCCGGTAGCATACCTTGATCTCAATAATGAGATACGCCCTTTTACCGAAAAAGAAGCCCAGAATTCCGCATTCGCAAACCTGATACGCAAATCGGGCAATGCCTATACGTTCGCGGCGGATGGATACGATCCCTATTTCTCCGCCAATATCAATATAACCAAAGAAATAGGCGATCATGTCTCGCTCGCTCTCAATGCGATCAACTTCACGAATTCACGGAAGTATGTAACCTCTTACGCAACAGGAGTAAGCGCCATTTTTACTCCGGATTTTTACTATGGATTAACTTGCCGCATAAAATTCTAG
- a CDS encoding aspartate-semialdehyde dehydrogenase: MKVAIVGVSGAVGQEFLRVLDERNFPLDELVLFGSKRSAGTTYTFRGKQIEVKLLQHNDDFKGVDIAFTSAGAGTSKEFEKTITKYGAVMIDNSSAFRMDADVPLVVPEVNAEDALERPRGVIANPNCTTIQMVVALKAIEKLSHIKTVHVSTYQAASGAGAAAMDELYEQYRQVLANEPVTVEKFAYQLAFNLIPQIDVFTENGYTKEEMKMYNETRKIMHSDVKVSATCVRVPALRAHSESIWIETERPISVEEAREAFANGEGLVLQDNPAEKEYPMPLFLAGKDPVYVGRIRKDLTNENGLTFWIVGDQIKKGAALNAVQIAEYLIKVKNI, encoded by the coding sequence ATGAAAGTAGCTATTGTTGGCGTAAGCGGAGCCGTGGGACAGGAATTCCTGCGCGTGCTCGATGAAAGAAACTTCCCGTTGGACGAGTTAGTTTTGTTCGGTTCTAAACGTAGTGCCGGAACAACTTATACTTTCCGCGGTAAACAGATCGAGGTGAAACTCTTACAACACAACGATGACTTTAAAGGGGTAGACATTGCTTTCACTTCTGCCGGAGCAGGAACATCCAAGGAGTTCGAGAAAACAATCACCAAGTATGGTGCTGTGATGATTGACAACTCCAGCGCATTCCGTATGGATGCCGATGTGCCTTTGGTGGTGCCTGAAGTAAATGCTGAAGACGCATTGGAGCGTCCGCGTGGCGTGATTGCCAACCCTAACTGTACGACTATCCAGATGGTAGTCGCACTGAAAGCCATCGAAAAGCTTTCTCATATAAAAACCGTGCACGTGTCTACCTATCAGGCAGCAAGTGGTGCGGGTGCCGCCGCTATGGACGAATTGTACGAACAATATCGTCAGGTATTGGCAAACGAGCCTGTGACTGTAGAGAAGTTTGCCTATCAGTTGGCTTTCAACCTGATTCCGCAGATTGATGTATTTACAGAAAACGGTTATACGAAAGAAGAGATGAAAATGTATAATGAAACACGTAAAATCATGCATTCTGACGTAAAGGTTAGTGCAACTTGTGTACGTGTTCCTGCATTACGCGCCCACTCGGAAAGTATCTGGATAGAAACAGAACGTCCGATTTCCGTAGAAGAGGCCCGCGAAGCGTTCGCTAATGGCGAAGGACTGGTTCTTCAGGACAATCCTGCTGAGAAAGAATATCCGATGCCGTTGTTCCTGGCAGGTAAAGACCCGGTTTACGTAGGACGTATCCGCAAAGACCTGACGAACGAGAACGGACTGACTTTCTGGATTGTAGGCGACCAGATCAAGAAAGGCGCCGCACTGAACGCCGTTCAGATTGCCGAATATCTGATAAAAGTAAAAAACATCTAG
- a CDS encoding DUF86 domain-containing protein translates to MRSISNEQIADMLRFVERQTVFVLETTADVKTYHDFLTNMSGMVLFNSTCMCLQTIGETIRQVDDLTAGNLFARYPSTPWKQIIGMRNIISHEYLSVDTELVFDITREELAPLLTDLRRVLADIDNAT, encoded by the coding sequence ATGCGATCTATATCTAATGAACAAATAGCGGATATGCTCCGCTTTGTGGAACGTCAGACTGTATTTGTTCTTGAAACTACGGCTGACGTTAAAACTTATCATGACTTCCTCACCAATATGAGTGGCATGGTGCTTTTCAACTCCACCTGCATGTGTCTGCAAACGATCGGTGAAACAATTCGCCAAGTGGATGACCTTACTGCTGGTAACCTTTTTGCCCGTTACCCGTCGACCCCATGGAAGCAAATCATCGGAATGCGTAATATTATCTCGCATGAGTATCTTTCAGTAGATACAGAACTGGTATTTGACATTACTCGCGAAGAACTTGCCCCCTTACTGACCGATCTCCGCCGTGTGCTTGCCGACATCGACAACGCTACATAA
- a CDS encoding nucleotidyltransferase family protein codes for MKTTDEILELLRQFKSVAGEKYGIEQLALFGSAARGEQREDSDIDICVKLHKTTFRTYMAIKEELEHLFHIKVDLLTLHENMRQLFRQNIERDAIYI; via the coding sequence ATGAAGACAACTGATGAAATTCTGGAATTGCTACGCCAATTTAAGAGTGTTGCCGGTGAGAAGTACGGTATTGAGCAACTTGCTCTTTTCGGCTCTGCCGCACGGGGCGAACAGCGAGAAGATAGCGATATTGACATCTGTGTGAAGTTACACAAAACCACCTTCCGCACCTATATGGCTATCAAAGAAGAACTTGAACATCTTTTTCATATTAAGGTAGATTTATTAACCCTGCACGAGAATATGCGCCAGTTGTTCCGGCAAAATATTGAACGCGATGCGATCTATATCTAA